The following are from one region of the Bacteroidales bacterium genome:
- a CDS encoding OsmC family protein: MKEHLYQLAIKWTGNTGSGTLDYRSYERSYTIQAENKVGIFASSDPVFRGDKTKYNPEELLLASLSGCHMLWFLHLCAESGIVITDYIDNPVGILSETENGGGRFKEVILNPVVTIENIDLAGKIDELHQKANELCFIANSVNFKVKHNATIR, encoded by the coding sequence ATTAAAGAACATTTATACCAATTGGCAATTAAATGGACTGGTAACACCGGAAGTGGAACTCTTGATTATCGGTCTTATGAAAGGAGTTATACCATTCAGGCTGAAAACAAAGTCGGTATTTTTGCTTCTTCTGACCCCGTATTTCGTGGTGATAAGACAAAATATAATCCTGAAGAATTATTATTAGCCTCGCTTTCGGGTTGTCATATGCTTTGGTTTCTGCACTTGTGCGCTGAAAGTGGAATTGTTATTACTGATTATATTGATAATCCAGTTGGAATATTGAGTGAAACTGAAAACGGTGGAGGGAGATTTAAAGAAGTAATTCTTAATCCGGTAGTCACTATTGAGAATATTGATCTGGCTGGCAAAATTGATGAGTTACATCAAAAAGCTAATGAACTTTGTTTTATAGCAAATTCAGTTAATTTTAAGGTGAAACACAATGCAACAATTAGATAG
- a CDS encoding DUF1398 domain-containing protein, whose translation MFTIDDIKAAHSNVKSGADFPAYIQDIKKLGVTHYEAYVTDGHTDYFGANEYKTSSVARYDSLKIETSPGIEQFKADLLAHQQGKTDYMTFCSDCAKSGIEKWVVSLDKMICTYYDLAGKELLAEPIPE comes from the coding sequence ATGTTTACCATAGATGATATCAAAGCGGCCCATAGCAATGTGAAATCCGGGGCAGACTTTCCTGCATATATTCAGGATATAAAAAAATTAGGGGTAACACACTATGAAGCTTATGTCACCGATGGCCATACCGACTATTTCGGAGCAAATGAATATAAAACCTCATCGGTTGCTAGGTATGATAGCTTAAAGATTGAGACATCACCTGGTATTGAACAATTCAAAGCTGACTTACTTGCTCACCAGCAGGGAAAGACGGATTATATGACCTTCTGCAGCGATTGCGCAAAATCGGGTATCGAAAAATGGGTGGTTAGCCTGGATAAAATGATCTGTACCTATTATGATTTAGCCGGAAAGGAATTGCTGGCAGAACCGATTCCGGAATAA
- a CDS encoding TfoX/Sxy family protein translates to MAYNEKLADRIREALQDLPVIEEKQMMGGLVFMVNEKMCIGVIRDDMMCRIDPEIHDELVEKQGCRTMDFTKRPMRGYVLVDDSGMRTQQDFNDWIRLCLDFNPRAKASKKK, encoded by the coding sequence ATGGCCTATAATGAGAAATTAGCTGACCGCATCCGTGAAGCCTTACAGGATTTACCCGTTATTGAAGAAAAGCAGATGATGGGCGGACTGGTTTTTATGGTGAATGAAAAGATGTGTATAGGTGTTATCAGGGATGATATGATGTGCCGCATCGACCCTGAGATTCATGATGAACTGGTGGAAAAACAAGGCTGCCGCACCATGGACTTTACCAAACGCCCGATGAGGGGCTATGTGCTGGTGGATGATTCCGGAATGCGCACGCAGCAGGATTTTAATGATTGGATCCGGCTATGCCTTGATTTTAATCCGAGGGCGAAAGCATCGAAGAAAAAGTAA
- a CDS encoding DUF1566 domain-containing protein, translating to MKKRYNIFTFQFILIITLLSYLSSCETDQSTPIAQKPTLTTAAISDITQTSAISGGNIVSDEGAAITARGVCWFTKPNPTIANFKTSDGIGDSAFTSNITGLLPGKLYHVRAYAVNSEGISYGPDRAFTTISSSSLSIGDTYEGGIIFYLRGTYPDQFGLVCAQYDQGAGVPWYSKSYIYYGTTNTGIGSGQTNTRSLVDRLGNDYYAAKYCDDLVLNGFDDWFLPSRDELGLMYTNLKINGLGNFTKLNYWSSSECDYLSAYTQYFNSGLQSCNNKLHSYSIRAVRIFGVIEEDPD from the coding sequence ATGAAAAAGCGATATAATATTTTTACTTTTCAGTTCATCCTGATAATTACCCTGTTATCATATTTGAGTAGCTGTGAAACAGATCAATCCACACCTATTGCCCAGAAACCAACTTTAACTACAGCAGCGATTTCGGATATAACTCAAACTTCTGCAATAAGTGGAGGCAATATAGTAAGTGATGAAGGAGCCGCCATTACAGCAAGAGGGGTTTGTTGGTTTACTAAACCCAATCCAACTATAGCCAATTTTAAAACTTCCGACGGAATTGGTGACAGCGCTTTTACAAGTAATATAACTGGCTTGCTCCCCGGTAAGTTGTATCATGTTCGGGCTTATGCTGTAAATTCAGAAGGCATCAGTTATGGGCCAGATAGAGCGTTTACAACAATTTCATCATCATCGTTATCTATTGGCGATACATATGAAGGAGGTATTATTTTCTACTTGCGTGGAACCTACCCTGACCAGTTTGGACTTGTTTGTGCTCAATACGATCAGGGTGCAGGAGTCCCCTGGTATTCTAAAAGTTATATTTACTATGGTACAACAAATACCGGTATTGGTTCCGGGCAAACGAATACCCGCTCCCTTGTCGATAGGCTGGGAAATGATTACTATGCTGCTAAGTATTGTGATGACTTGGTTTTGAATGGTTTTGATGATTGGTTTTTACCTTCCAGGGATGAATTGGGCCTAATGTATACCAATTTGAAAATAAATGGATTGGGCAATTTTACTAAGCTGAACTATTGGAGTAGTTCAGAGTGTGATTATTTAAGTGCATATACTCAGTACTTTAACTCTGGCTTACAGAGTTGCAATAATAAACTTCATAGTTATTCTATACGAGCCGTCCGGATTTTTGGAGTTATAGAGGAAGACCCTGACTGA
- a CDS encoding class I SAM-dependent methyltransferase, with product MNNENKSIHEFDFNLICEYFSSLERQGPGSPEVTIKALNFTGNLTRESRIADIGCGTGGQSVVLAQHTPGHITGIDLFPAFIDQLNVNANKLNIQDRLKGIVGSMDNLPFQHEELDLIWSEGAIYNIGFEKGLKEWNQFLKPGGYIAVTDASWFTEERPAEINAFWQDAYPEIDTIPNKVAQLQKAGYIPVASFILPENCWTEHFYVPQMEAQRIFLSKYKGNPTAEELIASQQHEAQLYARYKAYYGYVFYIGKKI from the coding sequence ATGAATAACGAAAATAAATCCATTCACGAATTCGACTTCAATTTAATCTGTGAATATTTTTCAAGTCTCGAACGTCAAGGGCCTGGCAGCCCCGAAGTAACTATCAAAGCATTAAACTTTACCGGTAATCTCACCCGGGAATCCCGTATTGCCGACATTGGCTGCGGAACAGGCGGCCAATCGGTGGTATTGGCACAACATACACCGGGACATATTACAGGTATCGACCTTTTCCCTGCTTTCATTGACCAGTTGAATGTGAATGCCAACAAACTGAATATTCAGGATAGACTAAAAGGCATTGTCGGTTCAATGGACAACCTCCCTTTTCAGCATGAAGAGTTAGACCTTATCTGGTCGGAAGGTGCAATCTATAATATTGGATTTGAGAAGGGGCTGAAAGAGTGGAATCAATTCCTGAAACCGGGCGGTTACATTGCTGTTACAGATGCTTCCTGGTTTACAGAAGAACGGCCTGCTGAAATCAATGCATTCTGGCAGGATGCTTACCCTGAAATTGACACGATCCCCAATAAGGTCGCCCAATTACAAAAAGCCGGGTATATTCCGGTTGCGAGCTTTATCCTGCCGGAAAACTGCTGGACGGAACATTTCTATGTCCCTCAAATGGAGGCACAGAGAATTTTCCTGTCAAAGTATAAAGGCAATCCAACGGCTGAGGAACTTATCGCATCTCAGCAACATGAAGCGCAATTATACGCCAGGTATAAAGCGTATTATGGCTATGTATTCTATATTGGAAAGAAGATCTAA
- a CDS encoding Crp/Fnr family transcriptional regulator yields the protein MENEIKNYLSKYIPITKELENELSKIDFVRVYPKGTLLLEEGKISNECYFIIKGCIRSFYNKDGEEKTTEFFTEEEAVIPSAYGKQISSEYYIECMEDTIVGVGTPELEAEMYQKFPQIESLNRALGEVIMAKYQDTLAEFKMASPEERYLALLKNRPDLIQRAPQHQIASYLGIKPESLSRIRKRILK from the coding sequence ATGGAAAATGAAATAAAAAACTACCTTTCAAAATATATTCCAATTACAAAAGAATTGGAGAATGAACTCAGTAAAATTGATTTTGTAAGGGTCTATCCGAAAGGAACCCTTCTGCTGGAAGAAGGGAAAATTTCAAATGAATGCTATTTTATCATCAAAGGCTGCATCAGAAGCTTCTACAATAAGGATGGAGAAGAAAAAACAACTGAATTCTTTACAGAAGAAGAGGCTGTAATCCCCTCAGCGTATGGAAAACAGATTTCTTCAGAGTATTATATTGAGTGTATGGAGGATACTATTGTCGGCGTAGGTACTCCTGAACTGGAAGCTGAAATGTATCAGAAATTTCCCCAGATAGAATCATTAAATCGTGCTTTAGGTGAAGTTATCATGGCAAAATACCAGGATACACTGGCCGAATTTAAAATGGCTTCGCCTGAGGAAAGATACCTGGCCTTGTTGAAAAACAGACCTGATTTAATCCAAAGGGCACCCCAGCATCAAATAGCCAGTTACCTGGGAATTAAGCCCGAATCTTTAAGCCGGATTCGTAAAAGAATCCTGAAATAA
- a CDS encoding nuclear transport factor 2 family protein → MKNLVMISLCCVIFGCNQGPENSGEKMQQSQSVNIDSLMMEFLAGWNNHDSAAIMNTIADNAIVMNDSLIHSGTSAIAQNWVSGGVKVLSNIKTNSLIKETNESIAYNGGTYSLDLTPPGGPVLKERGNYSLVWSKQKNDEWKLTLIHIEDITRMPDIR, encoded by the coding sequence ATGAAAAACCTGGTTATGATTTCTTTATGTTGTGTAATTTTTGGGTGCAATCAGGGACCTGAAAATTCTGGCGAAAAGATGCAACAATCCCAATCAGTCAATATTGATTCATTGATGATGGAATTCCTTGCTGGCTGGAACAACCATGATTCTGCCGCAATAATGAACACTATTGCCGACAATGCAATAGTAATGAATGATTCATTAATTCACTCGGGTACTTCTGCAATTGCGCAAAATTGGGTTAGTGGCGGAGTTAAGGTTCTTAGTAACATAAAAACAAATTCTTTAATCAAAGAAACCAATGAATCAATAGCCTATAATGGCGGAACCTACAGTCTTGACCTGACTCCCCCGGGAGGACCTGTTCTTAAAGAAAGAGGGAATTATAGCCTTGTATGGAGTAAACAAAAAAATGACGAATGGAAGTTAACTCTTATTCATATTGAGGATATCACCCGAATGCCTGATATAAGGTAA
- a CDS encoding T9SS type A sorting domain-containing protein, with translation MLHVVFGITRLYAEEGEWYRFPFVDGIGYWNENMPAWTGGDQFNALDPDLLYNQGALIGWMQDVNNNGSIDLEYENSQLFADYWLGASSFPQLQFDAQNRGLLVYSSLTEGYHYQGYDFRHLWARAFSYDGISLLPFQDLQDDPVLGYRESLFPVLNPYSDPQYWYLIFQQDRFPELGNSIMCYIDCLKVSKLLNEIPGAEAPISLSLQPNPCLEQATLQFELTSPGVVQIEIFSIQGDQVYSHPSKSYAKGHHSCMLDVSGLPAGMYLLRFQSGGQVRMVKMMHL, from the coding sequence ATGCTGCATGTGGTTTTCGGGATTACGAGGCTGTATGCCGAAGAGGGTGAATGGTACCGCTTCCCGTTTGTAGATGGAATCGGTTACTGGAACGAAAATATGCCTGCCTGGACAGGAGGCGATCAGTTCAATGCCCTCGACCCCGACCTGCTTTACAACCAGGGAGCATTGATAGGCTGGATGCAGGATGTGAATAACAATGGAAGCATTGACCTCGAATATGAAAATTCACAGTTGTTTGCCGATTACTGGCTGGGCGCTTCCTCTTTCCCCCAGTTGCAGTTCGATGCACAGAACCGTGGTTTGCTGGTATACTCCAGTCTTACCGAAGGATATCATTACCAGGGATACGATTTCAGGCATCTCTGGGCCAGGGCTTTTTCCTATGATGGCATCAGCCTGCTTCCCTTCCAGGACCTGCAGGATGATCCTGTTTTGGGTTACAGGGAGAGTCTTTTCCCCGTCCTGAACCCTTATTCCGACCCACAGTACTGGTACCTGATCTTTCAACAGGACAGATTTCCCGAACTCGGGAATTCCATTATGTGCTATATTGACTGTTTAAAGGTTTCGAAACTACTGAATGAGATCCCTGGAGCAGAGGCTCCAATAAGTTTGAGCCTGCAGCCCAATCCCTGCCTTGAGCAGGCAACTCTGCAGTTTGAGCTGACAAGCCCGGGAGTAGTGCAAATTGAGATCTTTTCAATCCAGGGTGATCAGGTATATTCCCATCCTTCAAAATCCTATGCCAAAGGCCATCACTCCTGTATGCTGGATGTTTCCGGACTTCCTGCCGGGATGTATTTACTCAGGTTCCAGTCGGGTGGGCAGGTAAGGATGGTGAAGATGATGCATTTGTGA
- a CDS encoding DUF4440 domain-containing protein: MMFFTTISFGQVSNETDKTHIKNLVIESFDEIWSKLDSKNIDKYYTKDFLLLENGEVWNNDSIKNYLDNAILRKPNPKRMNTIEIIEIKIANKMAWIAYQNYATFSTDNKIIRKAHWLESATAILTENGWKLEMLHSTRIKNE; this comes from the coding sequence ATGATGTTTTTTACAACGATATCATTCGGTCAGGTTTCAAATGAAACCGACAAAACACATATTAAAAATTTAGTAATTGAATCTTTTGACGAAATATGGTCTAAGTTAGATTCTAAAAACATTGATAAATACTACACCAAAGACTTCCTGCTTTTGGAAAACGGAGAAGTTTGGAATAACGATTCTATTAAAAATTATTTGGATAATGCCATACTTCGGAAACCGAATCCAAAACGAATGAATACAATTGAAATTATTGAAATTAAGATCGCAAACAAAATGGCATGGATTGCATACCAAAACTATGCGACATTCTCAACTGATAATAAAATCATTAGAAAAGCTCATTGGTTAGAAAGCGCAACGGCAATTTTAACAGAGAATGGATGGAAACTGGAAATGCTTCACTCAACCCGAATTAAAAATGAATAA
- a CDS encoding isoprenylcysteine carboxylmethyltransferase family protein, giving the protein MELIGRTTINPILFYSGKISGYITWIVLFLMLFDINIIERKLFFYNNYASIILLFAGLLFTVISLVNLGKSTRLGLPSEDTTLKTNGIYKFSRNPMYVGFDLITIASLVFTFHWLILILGVYSLITYHLIIKGEEAFMKNRFGDEYVKYQLRVKRYFSFSWELFKST; this is encoded by the coding sequence ATGGAACTAATAGGACGAACAACGATTAACCCGATACTCTTTTATTCAGGAAAAATATCCGGGTATATTACTTGGATTGTTTTGTTTTTGATGCTATTCGATATCAATATAATAGAGAGAAAATTGTTTTTTTACAATAATTATGCATCAATAATTTTACTTTTTGCGGGATTATTATTTACCGTGATAAGTCTTGTAAACCTAGGGAAATCAACACGCCTGGGATTGCCTTCGGAGGACACAACATTAAAAACTAATGGAATTTATAAATTTAGCAGAAATCCCATGTATGTGGGTTTTGATTTAATTACAATTGCATCTTTAGTTTTTACCTTCCATTGGCTCATTTTAATTTTAGGAGTATACAGTTTAATTACCTATCATTTGATAATAAAAGGAGAAGAGGCTTTTATGAAGAATAGGTTTGGTGACGAATATGTTAAGTATCAATTAAGGGTAAAAAGATATTTTTCCTTCTCATGGGAATTATTTAAAAGTACTTAA